The sequence AGTTGCTTGAGTACCACACCTTATGCTAGTTGCTTGAGTACCACACCTTTTGTTAGTTGCTTGAATACCATTCCTTTTGCTAGTTGCTTGAGTACCACATCTTTTGCTAGTTGCTTGAGTACCATTCCTTTTGTTAGTTGCTTGAGTACCATTCCTTTTGTTAGTTGCTTGAATACCGTTCCTTTTGTTAGTTGCTTGAATACCATTCCTTTTGCTAGTTGCTTGAGTACCACATCTTTTGCTAGTTGCTTGAGTACCATTCCTTTTGTTAGTTGCTTGAATACCATTCCTTTTGCTAGTTGCTTGAGTACCACATCTTTTGCTAGTTGCTTGAATACCATTCCTTTTGTTAGTTGATTGAGTACCACACCTTTTGGTAGTTGATTGAGTACCACACCTTATGCTAGTTGCTTGAGTACCATTCCTTTTGTTAGTTGCTTGAGTACCATTCCTTTTGTTAGTTGCTGAATACCACACATTTTGGTAGTTGCTTGAGTACCACACCTTATGCTAGTTGCTTGAGTATAGTTCCTTTTGTTAGTTGCTTGGGTACCGTTCCTTTTGTTAATAATGTATGATTCCGTATGCCGACGTATTCTTTTGTGAAAAATAGGCATCAGTGAAACTTCACCCACACCATAGATAGAATCTTTAAACACAGTCATTGTAAATGATAACACTAAAAAAACAGACTATCTATTGACGAATAAAAATTCGTAATACATAATCTGTCTATTAATTGAAACACTAACATGTTCTCTATTTATTAAACTTAGAGAGCTTTACTTAATGTGATATTCTCTTCCGTCTCAGTTAGTACAGAGTAACCTAATTTTTTCCAGAATGAAATACCAACGTCGTAACTTGATGGAAACGTAATATCAAATTGCTTCCCACCATCATCTTTTGCCCATTGAAGAGCAACTTTTTCTAGTAGTTCATCAAGACCTTCTTCAACTACATCTTCAGCAATAACTAACCATTCTATTGTAAAATGTGTACTTTCATTTGGATTTTGTAAAATATCCAACAAGCCTTTTGCATTGTCTTCACCGTCCAAAAGTGCAAACGTATACTTATTGAAATTCGGTTTATTCGTTCCAAGAACTAGTTCGATATCCGCTTCAGTAAATAAACGTTTTTTTGTTTCTTTAAAATAATTAGGTGCTTTTTCAAATACAGATCGTACTGTATTTTCATCTGCTGGATGTAAAACTTGGATATGGAAACCTTGATAATTTGACATAGAGAGACTCCTTTAGTTAATGTTATTTAAAAATGATACTGCCACTGTTTCAGGGACACTCACTTCTTTACTGACTGCTGTTAATTCACCAGATTCTGCATTAATTTTATACGATGTTGCAGTTCCTGTATCCTCATTTGCTGCAATCAGAACAGTTCCTGCTGCATTGACATTAATATCTCGTGGACCAACTCCGAATGATGAAATAAATTGTTTAACTGACAACGTGCCATCCGCTGCGATATCAAAAGCAGTAATCCCATCATAACCACGGTTTGAAACATATAATGTTTTTTCGTTTGGCGTAATACGGATAGCTGAACCTTTGTTAGCTCCTTTAAAATCTTCAGGGAGTGAGTAAATTGTTTGTTTTACTACAAGACCACCTGTCTCTTTGTTGAATTTAGCAACAATTACTTCGTTAGATAACTCTGTCATGATATACACTGTTTCACCATCTTTTGTGAAAACAAGATGACGAGGGCCACTTCCTGGCTTAACAGATAGTATAGCAACACGTTCTAATTCCGCTCCATTTACTTTATATGAATAAATCTCATCCGTTCCTAAATCTACACCTAAGACAAATTTACCATCAGGTGTTAAGTCTGAATAGTGAGCATAAGCTTTATCTTGACGTTCAGGATTAATGCTATTACCTTCATGTGCATCTCTTGAAACCACACGATCAATTGATCCATCTTCATTCAAAGCGACTGAATCAATTAAACCACGGTGATAGTTTGCTGTATACAATACATTACCTGCATTATTAATTGCAACATAACAAGGTGGTGCTCCCTCTTCTGAAATATTATTTAATGGTGTTAATGTTGCATCTTCATTAATTTTAAAAGATTGAATTCCACCTTTACCATCTACCTTAGCAATTGAATAAAGGTAACTATTAGTAGGATCAATTGTTAAATAGGTCGGATTATCTACCTTACCTGCAACAGCAACATTGCTTAATTCAGCTGTTTCATTATTAACCGTCGCTGTGTAAATGCCTTGGCTTGCTTTTTTTGTGTATGTTCCAAAATAAACGCGTTCATTACTCATAGTATATCTCTCCCTTACAATCTGTTTTCCTCTATATTATAACACCATTTTAACTTACCGTCTGTTCATAATGGGTGCGCTTACTTTAATTTATTAGTATCTAACCATTTTTCTGTTTGCGTCGCTGATTTATCTGCTGCATTAAAAGAGGCCTGTTTTTTATTATCTTTAATAACCATAAGTGTCGGTACGGAGGAAACATCTAAATTATTAAGCAGTTTAGTCAACGATTTATCATCACTTTTACGCGCTTTATCTGTATTGTAATAATAAACTGTCAGTTTTTTATCTTTTGCGATTTTTGCAAGCTTAGGTGTAAAAGCTCGGCAATATTTACACGTTGGTCGACCTATATAAACAACAAATCCATCTTTAGATTCTTTCATCGTCTCAAACTCAGTTGTTGTAATCGCTTTGAAGGTTGATGTATCCATTTCTTTCGTTGCAAAAGGTTTGAAAATCAATACTCCACTACCTATGACAAGTATTGCTACAACAATAATCATCCACCATTTTATCTTGTTAATCACAACTTTCCCTCCCTATTCTTAACTGCTTTAAGAATAACGTTTATTATGCTTAATTGCAATTGTATTTTTTATCGTTTCTTCATTGATTTCTAGATGTTTAATCACCTTTTTTATGATACAATTGTACTATGGGGCAAATTTATAAGAATTGGAAGGTGTTACAATGTCAACGTTTAAAATCATTGATGCCATTCAAACAGAATGTCTTTTGGCTAAAGAAGCCACAGGTAGTGAACAAGCAAAACACCTCTATACTATCAAACAACTGGCACTGTTGATTGAGGATGTTTCATCACCCTCGAATACGTCCACAATGGAACTCCCTAAACCAATCGCAACTGTTGCGTCTCACTCACCAACTGAATCTCTGACTGTCACTTCAGAAAGCGATCACTCATCAGGTTCATTACTAGACTTCTAACACGCATTTATTTCAAGCTACATGAAATGAGGAGCTCACATGAAAAAATTTGCTATTATTGGTGCAGTATTTGCAATGCTAGCCGTTGCACTTGGTGCATTTGGAGCACACGCCTTAAAAGAACAACTTGGCAGCTCTCGTTCCGTTTGGGAAACTGCAGTGCAATATCAAATGTTTCATGCACTCGCACTATTAGTAATTGCTATTTTACTTCATCTCTTCCGTGATTCGTTTTTTTCGATTGCGGCATGGTTGATGGTTATAGGTACTTTATTTTTCTCAGGTAGCCTTTATACACTTAGTCTTATAAAAATCACTGCAATTGGTATCGTTACACCTATTGGTGGCGTCTTTTTTATTCTTGCATGGCTATTTGTAATTTTGGGTATCTTTAGAATTCGCACATCACGTTTTAACTATTAAAAAATTTTAGGAGGCAACATTTTGAAAACATTAATCAATGAGTTAAAAGAAAAAGTTGTAGGGAAAGATATTCGTATTGTCTTCCCAGAAGGAAACGATACACGTATTGTATCAACTGCTGCACGTTTACAAGCAGAAGGAAGTGTTATCCCTGTATTATTAGGTAATCCTGAAGTCATTGCAGCCACAGCAAAAGAAGCTGGTGTTATTATTGATAACATTGAAACTCATGATCCAGCTAATGATGAATTATTTGAAGAATTGGTAACAGCCTTTGTTGAACGCCGCGCTGGTAAAACAACTGAGGAACAAGCTCGTAAAATGCTACTAGATCCAAACTATTTTGGCACAATGCTTGTGCATACTGACAAAGTACAAGGTCTTGTAAGTGGAGCAGTTCACTCAACAGGTGATACTGTTAGACCTGCTTTACAAATCATCAAAACTAAGCCAGGGATCAAAAAAACTTCTGGTGCTATGATGATGCTTGGTCGTTCATCACGTTTTATCTTTTCAGATGTTGCAATCAACATCAGTCCAGATAGTATTGACTTAGCTGAAACTGCTATTGCAAGTGCTGAAACTGCAAGTATTTTCAACATTGAGCCTAAAATTGCTATGTTGAGTTTCTCAACTCATGGTTCGGCAAAATCTCCAGAAGCAGAAGCTGTTGCTGAAGCAACTCGCCTTGTCAAAGAGGCACGCCCTGATTTAATAGTTGATGGTGAAATTCAATTTGACGCTGCATTTGTTCCAGAAGTTGCACAATTAAAAGCACCTGATTCACCTTTATTAGGTAATGCTTCTGTTTTCGTTTTCCCTAATCTTAGTGCAGGTAATATCGGATATAAATTAGTACAACGTTTTGCTAAATTAGAAGCAGTTGGACCTATTCTACAAGGTTTAAACAAACCTGTGAATGATTTATCGCGTGGTTGTACTGCAGATGATGCTTATAAATTAGCATTAATTACTGCAGCTCAAGCTGTCGCTAAATAATTAACACCCCAATATTACAGTATTTTTACAGCTGCACTTTGTGTGGCTGTTTTTTTGTATCGACATTCAAAATTTTCATTTGAATATCAATCAGTCCAATTGAGTGGTTCTCTTTTCCCACAAAAAATAGGCATCAGTGAATACTCACCAACACCATAATACGCTTACTTATAAATTAGAAAGTAAAGTTATCAAAAAAAGACCGTATATCACCATCAAATATCGGCAATATACAGCCTAAAATAATTTTTATGAAAATATTTGATTTTTAGGTAGCCAAGCAAAATTATGTTCGTGTATTCCAATAATGTTAATATCTTGTTGGATTGTATCCCTAAAACGCTTTTCTATTTGTATTTTTGTCCAATCGACTGGAAAAATACAATATCTATGTATTTTTTTCACTTCTTTATTTAAGTCTTTTTTAGAAGTAAAGACGATTGAATAAATCAAAACATCATCCCAATTATCTTCTATGCGCATCTTTATTCTCCTCTCTGATTTATATATATACCACCTTCATACAACTTGATTTTAACATAGAAACACCTCCTCATATAGCTCATTAAATACCTAAAAAGAAGCAGTTTATGGAAAAACAATCACCTTGTTATCACTTTATCCTTATTTATTCTTATGCACTATATATATTTAGCGAATATAAGTCATTCAAAAAAACTTTTCATCTGATTCAGATTATCTCCAAATCAAATAAAAAGTTCTTGTTCACATATTCTTTACTGTTTCTTTAGCTAATTGAATACAATCTGGAATACCTACACCCTCGTATGACATACCAATAAAATGCAGTCCTTCTCGTTGGTGTTTTGTCTTTTCTAATAACGAAGCTACTCTTTCAGTATGTCCAATATCGTATTGAGGCATTGCCATATTCATCTTACTTATTTCAGTAACTTCTGGTTCCGCCGTAACACCCATTATATCTTGTAGATAAGTACGTGCTAAGCTGATTAATTCATCATCTGCTAACTCAGTAACGTTAGATAGATTGCTTCTGCCTAAAAACACACGTAATAATATACGATTTTCTGGTACCATATGTGGCCATTTTGTATGGACCCATGTACAAGCTGTCATATGTTCGTCTTTTTCACGTGTCATTAAAAATCCTGTTCCGTCAGGTAGACTGGGAACATCATCTATCTTGAAACCAAATGACAATGTCGCTGAAGAAGCAATTTTTTGATTTTTTAATGGTGACTCATATTGAGGCATTAGTTCTAATGCTCTTAAATGATTAATTCCGAAGATAATCTCATCTACAACTTCTATTTCTCCATTTTTGAATAGTAAATGATATCTATCTTCTTTTTTTTCAATATTTTCAATTGCCTTATTAAGATGACATCGTTCTGTTGGAAGTTGTTTCACCAACTCATCAACAAGTTGAGTCATTCCACCCTTTAGTGTTCGAAATGCACCAATTGTTTGCTTTGTTCCTGTCGTTTGTACTCGTTGCTTTCGCAAACCTTTTAGTATACTACCATTTTCATTAAGAAGGGTTTCCATTGCCGGATAAGTTGCTCTCAAACTCATTTGATAGAGATTACCTGCATAAATACCTGAAAAAAGAGGTTCAATTAAATGAGTAACCATTTCTTTACCAAATCGCTTCTCAAAAAAATCACCTAATGATTGATCTTCTTTTGATCTATCTGCTGGTTTGATTAGTTCATATAATACCCTTACTTTACCAAGTGGCGAAAACAGTTTACTTTTTAAAAAGGGTTTTAACTTTGTAGGTATACCCATGATTGAACCATCAGGTATTGGGTGGAAAATTTTATTTTGATAAATGTATGACTGTCCCGTTGCATTTTTCACTAGTTCTGAATCTAGTTTCAAGTCATGAATCAACTGCATCCCTGCTGGTTTACGTGCTAAAAAAGAGTCTGGCCCTTTTTCAATGATATAACCTTGCTTATGAACAGTTTTTATATGACCTCCAAAACGTGCACTTGCTTCATACACTTGCCAATCTATGTTTTTATTTTGACGGGCTAAATAGAAAGCAGCCGTTAATCCAGACAAACCGCCACCAATAATAGCTACTTTTTTCATAGGTTAGTTTCACGGGCTTTCATAACAATATCAGTTAATGCTTCAATAAAAAGCGGATCTGTATTCGGCATCTCTAAACGGTGATAATTTGCACCGATTTCGGCTACAACATCTTTACATTCGATATCATTATCATAAAGAACTTCTAAGTGTTCTGCTACAAAACCAACGGGTAAGTATATGTACTCCGTATAATTATTTTCACTAAGTTCTCGTGTTAAATCTAAAACATCTGGACCGATCCATTCATCAGCTGTTCTACCAGCACTTTGCCACCCTACAACAAAATTCGTAATACCTGCTCGTTCAGCAATTAATTCCGCAGTTCGTTTCACTTCTTGAGGATAATAATCACCATCTTTTAAAATTTTCACTGGTAAACTATGAGCAGAAAAAACATACATTGCATTTTTTCTTTGTTCATCTGTAAATGAATGATTCAATGCTTTAATTTGATTTGCCCAAAAATCTAAGAATTTAGGTTCTTCAAACCAACGTAATATTTTTGTTAATTTAATTTCCGAACCAATTTCATCAATTTTTTTCTGAGCACGAGAATGATAAGATTGTGTACTAAAACCAGAATATTGTGGAGCTAGTACTATACCATAAGCCTCTTTAATGCCATCATTTTCCATCTCGACAACAGCCTCTTCAATCCAAGGTTCGATATGTTTTAGCCCAATATAAACCTGGTATTGAACATCTTCATTTTTACTGTTCAAACTTGAACCAAGTGCTGCAGCCTGTTCATCTGTAATACGTGCTAAAGGAGAAATCCCACCAATATCACGATAACGTTCTGCTAAATCATCATATAGTTCTTGCGTAGGTGCATGACCATGACGAATATCTGTATAATATCTTAAAATATCTTCTTCTTTATATGGTGTCCCGTAGGCCATCACCAATAAACCAATTTTTTTCAAAACATAGCCCCCTTATTTTTAATCACAATTAGCTTAACATACTTATTTAGAATAATTATTAGTAAATATCCGTCAAATGTTTCAATTTAGTGTCTAAATTCAAAATTTTTTCAGAGAACTTCCCTCTATTTTGGTTTTATAATCTGCTATCCTTTATAATTGAGGTATTAATATATAGAGGAGAGATAATAATGGTAGAAGCAGTTAAAACCCACGATGGCTGGTATTGCCTTCATGATTTCCGCACAATAAATTGGGCAAAATGGCGTATTTTAAGTTCTGAAAAACGTTCACAATTAACAAATGATTTTATCAACTTCATCACTTCACTTGAGAACGTTAGTGCTGAAAATAATGGTAGCCACTATTTCTTTGATGTTACTGGTCACAAAGCAGACCTAGGTTTAATGCTTTTACGTCCTGAGTTAAGCGACTTAAACAATGTTGAAAATCAATTCAATAAATTGGAAATTGCTGATTATTTTGTACGCACACATTCCTATATTTCTGTCATTGAATTGAGTACTTACTCAGGCGATTCATCAAATCCCAAAGTTATGAAACACATCCAAAATAGACTTTATCCGCAGTTGCCAAAAAATAAATACGTTTGTTTTTATCCCATGAATAAAAAACGTGATGGCGATGATAACTGGTTCCGTTTGTCGATGGAAGAGCGTCAAAAAT comes from Brochothrix thermosphacta DSM 20171 = FSL F6-1036 and encodes:
- a CDS encoding lactonase family protein, whose product is MSNERVYFGTYTKKASQGIYTATVNNETAELSNVAVAGKVDNPTYLTIDPTNSYLYSIAKVDGKGGIQSFKINEDATLTPLNNISEEGAPPCYVAINNAGNVLYTANYHRGLIDSVALNEDGSIDRVVSRDAHEGNSINPERQDKAYAHYSDLTPDGKFVLGVDLGTDEIYSYKVNGAELERVAILSVKPGSGPRHLVFTKDGETVYIMTELSNEVIVAKFNKETGGLVVKQTIYSLPEDFKGANKGSAIRITPNEKTLYVSNRGYDGITAFDIAADGTLSVKQFISSFGVGPRDINVNAAGTVLIAANEDTGTATSYKINAESGELTAVSKEVSVPETVAVSFLNNIN
- a CDS encoding thioredoxin family protein, with the translated sequence MINKIKWWMIIVVAILVIGSGVLIFKPFATKEMDTSTFKAITTTEFETMKESKDGFVVYIGRPTCKYCRAFTPKLAKIAKDKKLTVYYYNTDKARKSDDKSLTKLLNNLDVSSVPTLMVIKDNKKQASFNAADKSATQTEKWLDTNKLK
- a CDS encoding DUF423 domain-containing protein — translated: MKKFAIIGAVFAMLAVALGAFGAHALKEQLGSSRSVWETAVQYQMFHALALLVIAILLHLFRDSFFSIAAWLMVIGTLFFSGSLYTLSLIKITAIGIVTPIGGVFFILAWLFVILGIFRIRTSRFNY
- the pta gene encoding phosphate acetyltransferase, translated to MKTLINELKEKVVGKDIRIVFPEGNDTRIVSTAARLQAEGSVIPVLLGNPEVIAATAKEAGVIIDNIETHDPANDELFEELVTAFVERRAGKTTEEQARKMLLDPNYFGTMLVHTDKVQGLVSGAVHSTGDTVRPALQIIKTKPGIKKTSGAMMMLGRSSRFIFSDVAINISPDSIDLAETAIASAETASIFNIEPKIAMLSFSTHGSAKSPEAEAVAEATRLVKEARPDLIVDGEIQFDAAFVPEVAQLKAPDSPLLGNASVFVFPNLSAGNIGYKLVQRFAKLEAVGPILQGLNKPVNDLSRGCTADDAYKLALITAAQAVAK
- the hemG gene encoding protoporphyrinogen oxidase is translated as MKKVAIIGGGLSGLTAAFYLARQNKNIDWQVYEASARFGGHIKTVHKQGYIIEKGPDSFLARKPAGMQLIHDLKLDSELVKNATGQSYIYQNKIFHPIPDGSIMGIPTKLKPFLKSKLFSPLGKVRVLYELIKPADRSKEDQSLGDFFEKRFGKEMVTHLIEPLFSGIYAGNLYQMSLRATYPAMETLLNENGSILKGLRKQRVQTTGTKQTIGAFRTLKGGMTQLVDELVKQLPTERCHLNKAIENIEKKEDRYHLLFKNGEIEVVDEIIFGINHLRALELMPQYESPLKNQKIASSATLSFGFKIDDVPSLPDGTGFLMTREKDEHMTACTWVHTKWPHMVPENRILLRVFLGRSNLSNVTELADDELISLARTYLQDIMGVTAEPEVTEISKMNMAMPQYDIGHTERVASLLEKTKHQREGLHFIGMSYEGVGIPDCIQLAKETVKNM
- the hemH gene encoding ferrochelatase encodes the protein MKKIGLLVMAYGTPYKEEDILRYYTDIRHGHAPTQELYDDLAERYRDIGGISPLARITDEQAAALGSSLNSKNEDVQYQVYIGLKHIEPWIEEAVVEMENDGIKEAYGIVLAPQYSGFSTQSYHSRAQKKIDEIGSEIKLTKILRWFEEPKFLDFWANQIKALNHSFTDEQRKNAMYVFSAHSLPVKILKDGDYYPQEVKRTAELIAERAGITNFVVGWQSAGRTADEWIGPDVLDLTRELSENNYTEYIYLPVGFVAEHLEVLYDNDIECKDVVAEIGANYHRLEMPNTDPLFIEALTDIVMKARETNL
- the hemQ gene encoding hydrogen peroxide-dependent heme synthase, whose protein sequence is MVEAVKTHDGWYCLHDFRTINWAKWRILSSEKRSQLTNDFINFITSLENVSAENNGSHYFFDVTGHKADLGLMLLRPELSDLNNVENQFNKLEIADYFVRTHSYISVIELSTYSGDSSNPKVMKHIQNRLYPQLPKNKYVCFYPMNKKRDGDDNWFRLSMEERQKLMYDHGMIGRQYAGQIRQFITGSIGFDDHEWGVTLFSNDALQFKKIVYEMRFDEASSRYGDFPYFMVGVHLPKENIPTFLSL